The window CGTCGGCGACGCGCTCCAGCGGATGACCGTCATGGACGGCGGCATCCGGCTGTTCACCGAGGGCGCCACGCTTCTGGGGAACGCGCTGACGGTGGACGTCCGGTCAGGTGACAACCTGGCCATCCACCGGGCGCTCGACGAGGCCCGCCCGGGTGACGTCCTGGTCATCAACGGCCACGGGGACATGACCCGTGCGCTGATAGGCGACCTCATCGGCGAGATCATGGTGAACACCGGCGTGGTCGGCGCGGTGATCGACGGCGCCGTCCGCGACGTCCAGGCGCTGTCCGGGATGAGCCTGGCCGTCTACGCGCGTGCGGTCACCCCGGCCGGGCCCTTCAAGGACGGGCCCGGCGCCATCGGTGTCCCCGTGGCGGTCGGCGGCGTGGTCGTAGCCCCGGGTGACGTGCTCGTCGGCGACGCCGACGGTGTTGTCGTCGTTCCTCAGCACCGCGTCCACGAGGTCGTGGACGCGGTCGACCGGATCAGCGAGAAGGAGAACCGGCTCCGGCAGCGCATCCTTTCGGCGCGCACCGGCAGTCCGACGGTGAACCGATGACCACCATGCCGCCCGCCTTCCGGATCGCGGAGCTGCGCCGCTGCTCGCGACGTCCGGCCCTCGCACCGGCGCCGCCGGGCGCCGTATCGCTGGCCATGGGTGAGCCGGATCTCCCGACGCCGGCACCGGTGATCGAGGCCGCGGCGGCCGCCTTGCGCCGGGGGGAGACCCACTACGCCGACCAGCGGGGCCTGCGGCAGCTGCGCGCCGCGCTCGCTTCCCGGCTGCCGGCGCGTCCGGGCCGGCCGTGGACCGCGGAGGACGTCGTGGTCACCCATGGCGCCACCGCGGCGCTGGCGGCCGTCGTGCTGGCGATGATCGGCCCCGGCGACCGCGTCGTCATACCGGAGCCTGCCTACTCTCTCTACGCCGACCTGGTCGTCCTTGCCGGGGGAACCGTGGATTTCGTCCCGCTTGCCCCGGACCTCCATTGGGACCTAGACGCGCTGGCCTCCGCACTTCCCGGCGCCGCGATGATCATCTTCTCGAATCCGTCCAACCCGACCGGCATCGTGCACCGCGAGGATGAGCTCGATGCCCTCGGGAAGCTCCTCGACGGCTCCGACACCCTGGTCGTCAGCGACGAGGCGTACCACCGGCTGGTCTACCCCGCGCATGCGCAGACCTCCGCGCTGGAGATCGCCTCGCTGCGGGACCGGACGGCGTACGTGCAGACGTTCTCCAAGACGTACGCGATGACGGGCTGGCGGGTGGGGTACCTGGCGGGGCCGCGGGAGGTGGTGGACGCGGCGGCGCACGTGCACCGCACCTTCAACGGCTCGGTGAACACGGCGGTCCAGCATGCGGCCCTCGCCGCACTCGAGCTGCCCGACACCGTCGTCGATGCCATGGTCAACACGTACGGGCGGCGCCGCGAGACCGTGGTGGCGAAGCTCTCTGGCGTTCCCGGCGTGCACCTGGTTCCGCCGGAGGGAGCGTTCTACGGGTTCCTCCGCTACGACGCCGACCTGCCCTCCGAGGTGGTCGCCCGGGAGCTCGCTGAGCGGAAGGTGATGGTGCGGGCCGGCGCCGAGTACGGCCCGTCGGGCGAGGGGTACGTCCGGATCTCGTTCGCGGCATCCGATGACGACCTGCGAACCGGGCTGGACCGTATCGTCTCCCATCTCCGCGGTGCGTGCTTCTGAAGGCGACGTCAGGTGAGGGTAATGTGTACCGCGTCGGCACATGCGGCGTCATCCGGGTCGCTGAGGGGGCGATATCCTTCGGCTGTTCTTGCACAGGGCGGAGGGGGCCGATGTCCGATCAGCAGGTCTCGCCACGTGGGGGACGCAAGCCACGGAGTGACACCCGCCGCAACCATCGGCAGCTGCTGAAGGCCGTCGGTGAGCTTGCCCGGGAGGCTCCCGATCAGCTCACCATGCAGGCCGTCGCATCCCGGGCGGAGATCGGGCCGGCCACCGCCTACCGCTACTACTCCTCGCTGGACGACGTGCTCGCGGCTTACGTACTCAGCGTCGTCGAGCAGCTCCGCGACTTCAGCGCGACGTCGACGGCGAAAGGGCGGCCGCTGTTCGACTCGGTCGTGAACAAGTGGGTGGATCTGCTGGCCGAGCACGGCCCGGCGTTGGTGCAGCTTCGGTCCCGGCTGGGCTACCTGGAGCGGCTCAGGAGCGGGAACGCGATCATCGTGGCCCTGCGGGATGCCTGGAGTGAGCCGGTGCGGGGGCTGCTCGACGACATCGGCCTCCCGGACACGATGGTCGAATACGCGCTGTTTCTGGCCAACATGATGTTCGATCCGCGGGAGATCCAGGACCTGCTGCGGCAGACGGAGATGTCGCGCCAGGAAATCATCACGCGGCTGACCGAGGCGTACGGCGGCGCCGTACGCGGGTGGGCGCGCGCGGGCTGATGCCTCCCGGGCGGCCGGCGGTTGCCGGCCCGGATCGACGAATTCG is drawn from Micromonospora sp. Llam0 and contains these coding sequences:
- a CDS encoding RraA family protein, whose product is MFIGTATDSVRIAPSWERVAEAESHRLREAPAANVGDALQRMTVMDGGIRLFTEGATLLGNALTVDVRSGDNLAIHRALDEARPGDVLVINGHGDMTRALIGDLIGEIMVNTGVVGAVIDGAVRDVQALSGMSLAVYARAVTPAGPFKDGPGAIGVPVAVGGVVVAPGDVLVGDADGVVVVPQHRVHEVVDAVDRISEKENRLRQRILSARTGSPTVNR
- a CDS encoding pyridoxal phosphate-dependent aminotransferase, which encodes MTTMPPAFRIAELRRCSRRPALAPAPPGAVSLAMGEPDLPTPAPVIEAAAAALRRGETHYADQRGLRQLRAALASRLPARPGRPWTAEDVVVTHGATAALAAVVLAMIGPGDRVVIPEPAYSLYADLVVLAGGTVDFVPLAPDLHWDLDALASALPGAAMIIFSNPSNPTGIVHREDELDALGKLLDGSDTLVVSDEAYHRLVYPAHAQTSALEIASLRDRTAYVQTFSKTYAMTGWRVGYLAGPREVVDAAAHVHRTFNGSVNTAVQHAALAALELPDTVVDAMVNTYGRRRETVVAKLSGVPGVHLVPPEGAFYGFLRYDADLPSEVVARELAERKVMVRAGAEYGPSGEGYVRISFAASDDDLRTGLDRIVSHLRGACF
- a CDS encoding TetR/AcrR family transcriptional regulator, which translates into the protein MSDQQVSPRGGRKPRSDTRRNHRQLLKAVGELAREAPDQLTMQAVASRAEIGPATAYRYYSSLDDVLAAYVLSVVEQLRDFSATSTAKGRPLFDSVVNKWVDLLAEHGPALVQLRSRLGYLERLRSGNAIIVALRDAWSEPVRGLLDDIGLPDTMVEYALFLANMMFDPREIQDLLRQTEMSRQEIITRLTEAYGGAVRGWARAG